In one window of Clavelina lepadiformis chromosome 4, kaClaLepa1.1, whole genome shotgun sequence DNA:
- the LOC143452661 gene encoding asparagine synthetase domain-containing protein 1-like isoform X3, translated as MCGIFCSVACTSKVERSYETLHNLENSLKRRGPDQHDKIEIEFDGQHLLLASWVLHMRGSEFVPQPARSSSGNVLLWNGELYAGFKVPKGVSDTEVVVQQLEIQSNETSVESIMSLMRGPWAFVYFQKTTKKLWFGRDYFGRRSLLLSYSQKNLIISSVANRTFSEWIEIPPGVFCIDLNVIEDDIFSALTAFPWISVTDKKPKISWDSKINLFANISSSINPPIPVCSEQKHRFRGNDASTDRRSSDVEAKPIEILVENCEKKQLWPYCQALINKLRNAVEHRTQTLESWGNNCKVGILFSGGIDCTVLALLAHSVIQISEPIELLNVAFESPKKKPQGKKSMQNNATKEVDYNVPDRITGRNSYEELRNLCPNRTWKFVEINVTIKELQHQRSQHIGDLTYPKATVLDDSIACALWFACRGETSGSPLGGAKDQYIASSRILLCGMGADEQLGGYSRHRGIFEKKHDWAEVQAEMDMEIERIAERNLGRDDR; from the exons ATGTGTGGGATCTTTTGCTCAGTGGCATGTACTTCCAAG GTTGAAAGAAGTTACGAAACCTTACACAACCTTGAGAACTCTTTGAAACGAAGAGGTCCCGACCAACATGACAAAATTGAAATCGAGTTCGATGGCCAACATCTGCTTCTAGCATCATGGGTGTTGCATATGAGAGGATCTGAGTTTGTTCCACAACCAGCAAGGAGTTCTTCTGGGAATGTGTTACTTTGGAATGGAGAGCTGTATGCTGGGTTTAAG GTGCCAAAGGGTGTAAGTGACACAGAAGTTGTAGTTCAACAACTGGAGATACAATCGAATGAAACCTCAGTGGAAAGCATCATGTCATTAATGAGAGGTCCTTGGGCCTTTGTATATTTTCAGAAGACGACGAAGAAGCTGTGGTTTGGAAGAGATTACTTTGGAAGGAGAAGTTTATTGCTTTCTTATTCACAAAAAAACTTGATTATTTCATCCGTTGCAAACAGAACATTCTCGGAATGGATCGAAATACCGCCTGGAGTCTTCTGTATCGACTTGAATGTTATCGAAGATGATATTTTTAGTGCATTAACTGCATTTCCTTGGATTTCTGTTACTGacaaaaaaccaaaaatttcGTGGgatagtaaaataaatttatttgcaaatatttccTCCAGTATCAATCCACCTATTCCCGTCTGTTCTGAGCAAAAGCACCGTTTTCGTGGAAACGATGCTTCAACTGATCGAAGATCTTCTGACGTTGAAGCGAAACCAATTGAAATTCTTGTTGAAAATTGTGAAAAGAAACAGCTATGGCCATATTGTCAAGCACTTATAAACAAACTCCGTAATGCTGTGGAACATCGGACTCAAACGCTGGAAAGCTGGGGAAACAATTGCAAAGTTGGGATTCTTTTTTCAGGAGGCATCGACTGCACTGTACTGGCATTGTTAGCTCATTCGGTGATACAAATTAGCGAACCAATCGAATTGTTAAATGTTGCTTTTGAGTCTCCCAAAAAAAAACCGCAAGGAAAGAAAAGCATGCAAAACAATGCCACCAAGGAAGTAGACTACAACGTCCCGGATAGGATTACAGGGAGAAATTCTTATGAAGAGTTACGCAATCTCTGTCCAAACCGAACTTggaaatttgtagaaataaatGTAACTATAAAAGAATTGCAACACCAACGGTCACAGCACATTGGTGACCTGACTTATCCAAAAGCAACAGTGCTGGACGACAGCATAGCGTGTGCACTATGGTTCGCTTGCCGAGGAGAGACGTCTGGTTCGCCTTTAGGTGGAGCAAAGGATCAATACATCGCTTCATCTCGTATACTTCTATGTGGCATGGGAGCAGACGAACAATTGGGTGGATACTCGAGACATCGAGGGATCTTTGAGAAAAAACACGACTGGGCAGAAGTTCAAGCAGAGATGGATATGGAGATTGAAAGAATTGCGGAGCGCAATCTAGGCAGAGATGATAGGTAA
- the LOC143452661 gene encoding asparagine synthetase domain-containing protein 1-like isoform X2, which produces MRGSEFVPQPARSSSGNVLLWNGELYAGFKVPKGVSDTEVVVQQLEIQSNETSVESIMSLMRGPWAFVYFQKTTKKLWFGRDYFGRRSLLLSYSQKNLIISSVANRTFSEWIEIPPGVFCIDLNVIEDDIFSALTAFPWISVTDKKPKISWDSKINLFANISSSINPPIPVCSEQKHRFRGNDASTDRRSSDVEAKPIEILVENCEKKQLWPYCQALINKLRNAVEHRTQTLESWGNNCKVGILFSGGIDCTVLALLAHSVIQISEPIELLNVAFESPKKKPQGKKSMQNNATKEVDYNVPDRITGRNSYEELRNLCPNRTWKFVEINVTIKELQHQRSQHIGDLTYPKATVLDDSIACALWFACRGETSGSPLGGAKDQYIASSRILLCGMGADEQLGGYSRHRGIFEKKHDWAEVQAEMDMEIERIAERNLGRDDRILADHAREGLFPYLDEEVVGFLSSLPTHLKADFHLPRGVGEKILLRGAAYILGLRGTAVFPKRAIQFGSRIAKAESGREKGNDICTRLNRK; this is translated from the exons ATGAGAGGATCTGAGTTTGTTCCACAACCAGCAAGGAGTTCTTCTGGGAATGTGTTACTTTGGAATGGAGAGCTGTATGCTGGGTTTAAG GTGCCAAAGGGTGTAAGTGACACAGAAGTTGTAGTTCAACAACTGGAGATACAATCGAATGAAACCTCAGTGGAAAGCATCATGTCATTAATGAGAGGTCCTTGGGCCTTTGTATATTTTCAGAAGACGACGAAGAAGCTGTGGTTTGGAAGAGATTACTTTGGAAGGAGAAGTTTATTGCTTTCTTATTCACAAAAAAACTTGATTATTTCATCCGTTGCAAACAGAACATTCTCGGAATGGATCGAAATACCGCCTGGAGTCTTCTGTATCGACTTGAATGTTATCGAAGATGATATTTTTAGTGCATTAACTGCATTTCCTTGGATTTCTGTTACTGacaaaaaaccaaaaatttcGTGGgatagtaaaataaatttatttgcaaatatttccTCCAGTATCAATCCACCTATTCCCGTCTGTTCTGAGCAAAAGCACCGTTTTCGTGGAAACGATGCTTCAACTGATCGAAGATCTTCTGACGTTGAAGCGAAACCAATTGAAATTCTTGTTGAAAATTGTGAAAAGAAACAGCTATGGCCATATTGTCAAGCACTTATAAACAAACTCCGTAATGCTGTGGAACATCGGACTCAAACGCTGGAAAGCTGGGGAAACAATTGCAAAGTTGGGATTCTTTTTTCAGGAGGCATCGACTGCACTGTACTGGCATTGTTAGCTCATTCGGTGATACAAATTAGCGAACCAATCGAATTGTTAAATGTTGCTTTTGAGTCTCCCAAAAAAAAACCGCAAGGAAAGAAAAGCATGCAAAACAATGCCACCAAGGAAGTAGACTACAACGTCCCGGATAGGATTACAGGGAGAAATTCTTATGAAGAGTTACGCAATCTCTGTCCAAACCGAACTTggaaatttgtagaaataaatGTAACTATAAAAGAATTGCAACACCAACGGTCACAGCACATTGGTGACCTGACTTATCCAAAAGCAACAGTGCTGGACGACAGCATAGCGTGTGCACTATGGTTCGCTTGCCGAGGAGAGACGTCTGGTTCGCCTTTAGGTGGAGCAAAGGATCAATACATCGCTTCATCTCGTATACTTCTATGTGGCATGGGAGCAGACGAACAATTGGGTGGATACTCGAGACATCGAGGGATCTTTGAGAAAAAACACGACTGGGCAGAAGTTCAAGCAGAGATGGATATGGAGATTGAAAGAATTGCGGAGCGCAATCTAGGCAGAGATGATAG aattCTGGCAGACCATGCAAGGGAAGGGTTATTTCCATATTTAGACGAAGAAGTGGTTGGGTTTTTATCAAGTCTTCCAACACATCTAAAAGCAGACTTCCATCTGCCTCGTGGTGTTGGAGAGAAGATCCTACTCCGAGGAGCTGCTTATATATTGGGCCTACGTGGGACAGCCGTCTTTCCGAAGCGAGCGATTCAGTTTGGGTCGAGGATTGCCAAGGCTGAAAGTGGACGTGAAAAAGGGAATGATATTTGCACACGGCTTAATCGCAAATAA
- the LOC143452904 gene encoding dual specificity protein phosphatase 22-like produces the protein MGNGMNKILPGLYIGNFRDAKEEEQLEQNNITHILSIHDNAQPLLADKKYLCIHASDTPGQDLMPYFRQCAMFIHEARTGGGSVLVHCLAGVSRSVTVTVAYIMTVTGHTWRDTLNAVRQSRTVANPNYGFQTQLQKYEEEKVVEERKWFSETYGHNTLGDQLSIKELSKQYEENSQQNLVERNSNLEAQPSGSTSASYPLNKPDEMLPSAWDKAKRIGMLVDDYDPSIE, from the exons ATGGGAAATGGCATGAACAAG ATTTTGCCTGGGCTATATATTGGAAACTTTAGAG ATGCCAAAGAGGAGGAACAATTAGAGCAGAATAACATCACACACATCCTCTCCATTCATGACAACGCTCAACCATTATTGGCG GATAAGAAGTACTTGTGTATTCATGCTTCTGATACACCTGGTCAGGATTT GATGCCCTATTTCCGCCAGTGTGCAATGTTTATCCACGAGGCTAG AACAGGAGGTGGCTCTGTACTTGTGCACTG tTTGGCCGGTGTATCAAGAAGTGTAACGGTCACAGTAGCGTACATAATGACTGTAACTGGGCACACCTGGAGAGACACTTTGAATGCCGTTCGACAGTCAAGGACGGTAGCCAACCCAAACTATGGATTCCAAACACAACTTCAAAAATACGAAGAAGAGAAAGTGGTTGAG GAGCGGAAATGGTTCAGTGAAACTTATGGACATAACACACTTGGAGACCAACTTTCTATCAAAGAGCTTTCAAAGCAATATGAAGAAAACAGCCAGCAAAATTTAGTAGAAAGAAATTCCAATCTGGAAGCACAGCCGAGTGGAAGCACATCTGCAAGTTATCCGTTAAACAAACCAGATGAAATGTTACCTTCAGCTTGGGACAAGGCAAAGAGAATTGGCATGCTTGTGGATGACTATGACCCTTCTATTGAGTGA
- the LOC143452662 gene encoding ATP synthase F(0) complex subunit f, mitochondrial-like — MAGKADLANLAQHPKYYASKLEPGMKLPADTRLLRDVKLYEVPGWFSQRNFSPLGLWFSFKRFRHQLWSKYYHVRRPGGNLVAMLAGSAAVLMYITDYRDMKSHMLRKYH; from the exons ATGGCAGGCAAAGCTGACTTGGCAAATCTTGCTCAACACCCAAAGTATTATGCTTCAAAAT TGGAACCAGGCATGAAATTGCCAGCCGACACCAGGCTACTCAGAGATGTGAAACTTTACGAAGTTCCAGGATGGTTTTCTCAGAGGAACTTTAGTCCACTTGGTTTATGGTTTTCCTTCAAACGAT TCCGTCATCAACTATGGAGCAAATATTACCACGTTCGACGCCCCGGAGGAAATTTGGTGGCTATGCTGGCAGGCTCGGCAGCTGTGTTAATGTACATCACTGACTATCGTGACATGA AGTCTCACATGCTGAGGAAGTACCACTAA
- the LOC143452661 gene encoding asparagine synthetase domain-containing protein 1-like isoform X1, whose protein sequence is MCGIFCSVACTSKVERSYETLHNLENSLKRRGPDQHDKIEIEFDGQHLLLASWVLHMRGSEFVPQPARSSSGNVLLWNGELYAGFKVPKGVSDTEVVVQQLEIQSNETSVESIMSLMRGPWAFVYFQKTTKKLWFGRDYFGRRSLLLSYSQKNLIISSVANRTFSEWIEIPPGVFCIDLNVIEDDIFSALTAFPWISVTDKKPKISWDSKINLFANISSSINPPIPVCSEQKHRFRGNDASTDRRSSDVEAKPIEILVENCEKKQLWPYCQALINKLRNAVEHRTQTLESWGNNCKVGILFSGGIDCTVLALLAHSVIQISEPIELLNVAFESPKKKPQGKKSMQNNATKEVDYNVPDRITGRNSYEELRNLCPNRTWKFVEINVTIKELQHQRSQHIGDLTYPKATVLDDSIACALWFACRGETSGSPLGGAKDQYIASSRILLCGMGADEQLGGYSRHRGIFEKKHDWAEVQAEMDMEIERIAERNLGRDDRILADHAREGLFPYLDEEVVGFLSSLPTHLKADFHLPRGVGEKILLRGAAYILGLRGTAVFPKRAIQFGSRIAKAESGREKGNDICTRLNRK, encoded by the exons ATGTGTGGGATCTTTTGCTCAGTGGCATGTACTTCCAAG GTTGAAAGAAGTTACGAAACCTTACACAACCTTGAGAACTCTTTGAAACGAAGAGGTCCCGACCAACATGACAAAATTGAAATCGAGTTCGATGGCCAACATCTGCTTCTAGCATCATGGGTGTTGCATATGAGAGGATCTGAGTTTGTTCCACAACCAGCAAGGAGTTCTTCTGGGAATGTGTTACTTTGGAATGGAGAGCTGTATGCTGGGTTTAAG GTGCCAAAGGGTGTAAGTGACACAGAAGTTGTAGTTCAACAACTGGAGATACAATCGAATGAAACCTCAGTGGAAAGCATCATGTCATTAATGAGAGGTCCTTGGGCCTTTGTATATTTTCAGAAGACGACGAAGAAGCTGTGGTTTGGAAGAGATTACTTTGGAAGGAGAAGTTTATTGCTTTCTTATTCACAAAAAAACTTGATTATTTCATCCGTTGCAAACAGAACATTCTCGGAATGGATCGAAATACCGCCTGGAGTCTTCTGTATCGACTTGAATGTTATCGAAGATGATATTTTTAGTGCATTAACTGCATTTCCTTGGATTTCTGTTACTGacaaaaaaccaaaaatttcGTGGgatagtaaaataaatttatttgcaaatatttccTCCAGTATCAATCCACCTATTCCCGTCTGTTCTGAGCAAAAGCACCGTTTTCGTGGAAACGATGCTTCAACTGATCGAAGATCTTCTGACGTTGAAGCGAAACCAATTGAAATTCTTGTTGAAAATTGTGAAAAGAAACAGCTATGGCCATATTGTCAAGCACTTATAAACAAACTCCGTAATGCTGTGGAACATCGGACTCAAACGCTGGAAAGCTGGGGAAACAATTGCAAAGTTGGGATTCTTTTTTCAGGAGGCATCGACTGCACTGTACTGGCATTGTTAGCTCATTCGGTGATACAAATTAGCGAACCAATCGAATTGTTAAATGTTGCTTTTGAGTCTCCCAAAAAAAAACCGCAAGGAAAGAAAAGCATGCAAAACAATGCCACCAAGGAAGTAGACTACAACGTCCCGGATAGGATTACAGGGAGAAATTCTTATGAAGAGTTACGCAATCTCTGTCCAAACCGAACTTggaaatttgtagaaataaatGTAACTATAAAAGAATTGCAACACCAACGGTCACAGCACATTGGTGACCTGACTTATCCAAAAGCAACAGTGCTGGACGACAGCATAGCGTGTGCACTATGGTTCGCTTGCCGAGGAGAGACGTCTGGTTCGCCTTTAGGTGGAGCAAAGGATCAATACATCGCTTCATCTCGTATACTTCTATGTGGCATGGGAGCAGACGAACAATTGGGTGGATACTCGAGACATCGAGGGATCTTTGAGAAAAAACACGACTGGGCAGAAGTTCAAGCAGAGATGGATATGGAGATTGAAAGAATTGCGGAGCGCAATCTAGGCAGAGATGATAG aattCTGGCAGACCATGCAAGGGAAGGGTTATTTCCATATTTAGACGAAGAAGTGGTTGGGTTTTTATCAAGTCTTCCAACACATCTAAAAGCAGACTTCCATCTGCCTCGTGGTGTTGGAGAGAAGATCCTACTCCGAGGAGCTGCTTATATATTGGGCCTACGTGGGACAGCCGTCTTTCCGAAGCGAGCGATTCAGTTTGGGTCGAGGATTGCCAAGGCTGAAAGTGGACGTGAAAAAGGGAATGATATTTGCACACGGCTTAATCGCAAATAA
- the LOC143452245 gene encoding LYR motif-containing protein 4-like, with protein MARNQLAKLYKQLLEESAKFSDYNFRCHSVRRMKYCYEKHLNETSDEKLEAIVTKAAKDLQVIQRQVVVGRLYAVEHHILDREPTT; from the exons ATGGCTAGAAATCAACTAGCAAAATTGTATAAGCAATTGCTGGAAGAAAGTGCGAAGTTTAGTGACTACAACTTCAG GTGTCATTCAGTGAGAAGAATGAAGTACTGTTATGAGAAACATTTGAATGAAACCAGTGACGAAAAACTTGAAGCAATTGTCACAAAAGCAGCAAAAGATTTGCAAGTTATTCAGCGACAG GTTGTAGTTGGCCGTCTCTATGCTGTGGAACATCATATTTTGGACCGCGAACCAACCACATAG
- the LOC143452571 gene encoding uncharacterized protein LOC143452571, producing the protein MLREMHAFLLKIFLVFPAQTCQLTTEASVKDGPPSHNLTSFDFNLTMLVNDDRVNCCTLEPLSEGSGSLEGSNLEILNTTDSTESFGYANLNFSLCKQCLKTSNDVSSVEGIIWTSFVFGVYPVIVFIGIMICVCGNCERKKERASLTTSA; encoded by the exons ATGTTAAGAGAAATGCACGCGTttttactgaaaatatttttggttttcCCAGCACAAACTTGTCAGTTGACAACCG AAGCATCTGTTAAGGACGGTCCACCCTCGCACAACTTAACCAGCTTTGACTTCAACTTGACAATGCTTGTCAATGATGACAGAGTGAACTGTTGCACCCTAGAGCCGCTTAGTGAAGGCAGCGGTTCATTGGAAGGATCTAATCTCGAAATTTTGAATACAACAGATTCAACTGAGA GCTTTGGCTACGCCAACTTGAACTTCTCTTTGTGCAAGCAATGTCTGAAAACTAGCAATGATGTGTCTTCTGTGGAAGG AATCATTTGGACTTCTTTCGTATTCGGGGTTTACCCAGTAATTGTTTTTATCGGCATCATGATTTGTGTTTGTGGAAATTGTGAAAGGAAAAAAGAGCGGGCCTCACTGACGACCAGTGCATGA